A DNA window from Ctenopharyngodon idella isolate HZGC_01 chromosome 10, HZGC01, whole genome shotgun sequence contains the following coding sequences:
- the LOC127521227 gene encoding CD209 antigen-like protein C isoform X1 has protein sequence MSDGIYDNVIRTESAGMNRERVEMTVEIYESADCVRDHDFRTETNTHQPLQRTGSDRVKIRSSRAAPVCLVLLCVLLLTAFIVLCVYIHTKSTKERDLLTKITSLTEERGQLQIIAFKTEKDLLSKNDLIKRLHEMDGRIYNQSSFYYISSEKKSWTESRKYCTERGADLIIINNKEEQDFVKKMSDGALVWIGLTDSDVEGRWKWVDGSTLTSGFWGSGEPNGRTGENCVLTDSSGWADYPCHGHYQWICEKTIKTSH, from the exons ATGTCTGATGGTATTTATGACAATGTGATCAGGACTGAGTCTGCGGGAATGAACAGAGAGAGAGTTGAGATGACGGTGGAAATCTATGAGAGTGCAGATTGTGTGAGAGATCATGACTTCAGGacagagacaaacacacaccaaCCACTGCAGCGTACAG GAAGTGATCGTGTGAAGATCAGAAGCTCCAGAGCAGCTCCAGTGTGTTTGGTGCTGCTGTGTGTTCTTCTGCTGACTGCCTTCATAGTGCTGTGTGTCTACATCCATACAAAGAGCACAAAAGAGAGAGATCTACTAACCAAGATTACCAGCCTCACAGAAGAGAGAGGTCAGCTACAAATCATAGCTTTCAAAACAGAGAAAGATTTATTATCCAAGAATGATCTAATAAAACGTCTTCATGAAATGG ATGGAAGGATTTACAATCAATCCAGTTTTTACTACATTTCATCTGAGAAGAAGAGCTGGACTGAGAGCAGAAAATACTGTACAGAGAGAGGAGCAGATCTGATCATCATAAACAACAAAGAGGAACAA GATTTTGTTAAGAAAATGTCTGATGGTGCTCTAGTCTGGATTGGTCTGACTGACAGTGATGTGGAGGGCAGATGGAAATGGGTTGATGGCAGCACACTGACCTCTGG CTTCTGGGGGTCTGGAGAGCCAAATGGACGTACAGGAGAGAACTGTGTTCTAACTGATTCATCAGGATGGGCTGATTATCCATGTCATGGTCATTATCAATGGATCTGTGAGAAAACCATTAAAACAAGTCATTAA
- the LOC127521227 gene encoding CD209 antigen-like protein E isoform X2 — translation MSDGIYDNVIRTESAGMNRERVEMTVEIYESADCVRDHDFRTETNTHQPLQRTGSDRVKIRSSRAAPVCLVLLCVLLLTAFIVLCVYIHTKSTKERDLLTKITSLTEERDGRIYNQSSFYYISSEKKSWTESRKYCTERGADLIIINNKEEQDFVKKMSDGALVWIGLTDSDVEGRWKWVDGSTLTSGFWGSGEPNGRTGENCVLTDSSGWADYPCHGHYQWICEKTIKTSH, via the exons ATGTCTGATGGTATTTATGACAATGTGATCAGGACTGAGTCTGCGGGAATGAACAGAGAGAGAGTTGAGATGACGGTGGAAATCTATGAGAGTGCAGATTGTGTGAGAGATCATGACTTCAGGacagagacaaacacacaccaaCCACTGCAGCGTACAG GAAGTGATCGTGTGAAGATCAGAAGCTCCAGAGCAGCTCCAGTGTGTTTGGTGCTGCTGTGTGTTCTTCTGCTGACTGCCTTCATAGTGCTGTGTGTCTACATCCATACAAAGAGCACAAAAGAGAGAGATCTACTAACCAAGATTACCAGCCTCACAGAAGAGAGAG ATGGAAGGATTTACAATCAATCCAGTTTTTACTACATTTCATCTGAGAAGAAGAGCTGGACTGAGAGCAGAAAATACTGTACAGAGAGAGGAGCAGATCTGATCATCATAAACAACAAAGAGGAACAA GATTTTGTTAAGAAAATGTCTGATGGTGCTCTAGTCTGGATTGGTCTGACTGACAGTGATGTGGAGGGCAGATGGAAATGGGTTGATGGCAGCACACTGACCTCTGG CTTCTGGGGGTCTGGAGAGCCAAATGGACGTACAGGAGAGAACTGTGTTCTAACTGATTCATCAGGATGGGCTGATTATCCATGTCATGGTCATTATCAATGGATCTGTGAGAAAACCATTAAAACAAGTCATTAA